In the genome of Populus trichocarpa isolate Nisqually-1 chromosome 10, P.trichocarpa_v4.1, whole genome shotgun sequence, the window gaaattgatatttttgcaGTCCTTGTTGTCTTAGCCATTACTCTCATCATCTGCTACAggtaccataaaaaaaaatcgtttcTTTATAATATTCACAGTATTCTCAGACCAGCTTTCGCTTGCTAAATATGACCAGCTTGTTCTTGGTTGACAGCACAAGAGAGAGTTCAGTTGTGAACATGGTGTTAACAGCcttacacatattgttcattGGGTTTGTGATACTAATGGGATTCTGGAAAGGAGATTGGAAAAACTTCACAGAGCCAGCAGACCCAAAGAACCCATCTGGGTTTTTCCCATTCGGAGCTCCTGGTGTGTTCAATGGAGCAGCAATGGTGTATCTGAGTTATATCGGATATGACGCTGTTTCTACTCTAGCTGAAGAAGTCCATAACCCAGTTAAGGATATCCCTATTGGAGTTTCAGGCTCTGTTATAATTGTCACCGTTCTCTATTGCCTCATGTCCGCTTCCATGTCCATGCTCCTCCCTTATGATATGGTAATTgattaatcaatcaatcaattagaatgataattaatttaatgccACTGCAAATTACTTGGAAAATGACTGAAAGTTTCTAGCTATTGGGTGCGGTGGTGACCATGTAGATTGATGCAGACGCACCATTCTCAGCAGCATTTAGAGGGAAATCAGACGGCTGGAAATGGGTGTCTAACGTGATAGGGATAGGGGCCAGCTTTGGGATCCTGACGTCATTATTAGTTGCAATGCTGGGACAAGCTAGATACATGTGTGTTATCGGACGGTCCAATGTTGTCCCTGCTTGGTTTGCCAGGGTCCACCCAAAGACATCAACGCCCGTTAATGCTTCCGCGTTTCTTGGTACGTGTTTTTATCATGTGgttgcttgtttttttcttgaaaattatcaCCTGCACGTATGAAGAAGTGTTTTGTCAtggctttttttgtttttgtttttaataatgaaatatttGTGTGTGCTCTGTAACGTGGATAGTCTTGGCTTTATCCTCGATGTTCTGGAGTTTGTTCTTGATAGGTTGTTGGGTGATGGGGCCTGCTTGAACCGTTTCAGTTTTGCAGGTCGTGATGCATTTatgttcttgattaattttgttgCCTCTCATTCCTTGTAAATGGAGAGCATTAATTACTAGCCGTTTTGCCTTCTTGTTGTGACTAAGACCAGATCGGATTCTAGAACTGACCTGAAAACGGATCTGGATCATCGAATTGTCGAGTCCATTTATGAATCTCCAGACCAGTacgaattaattattttattacaacggcattttctcctcttctttttttaattttaactggAGTTGACATGGTTGGATTTGGTTTGCGAGTTAATATCTTGAAACCTGGTCCAAGTCAAGATCCCGATGGTGAGTTTCAGAGTCAACCAGCCAAGTTAGGCCACTGGGACTAAGATACAACCATGGCTTTTAGAGAAATGGTATAGGGAATGGCCCTTCGGATGTCATGTGTAAAACGGTAACTGGGAAGGGATTTAATCTTGACGAGAGAATTAGAATtgctagttttttgtttttcctttgccCCGCAGGAATTGTGTAGTCATTACCCAACAAGCAATGCATTTGCTGCGAGGCCATGCATGAAGAATTACTGGTTCCTGTGGGATGGATTAATATAAGTTTACGAGATAGAATATAGATTTAGTGAGCGCAACCTTCACTTTGTACAAGGTACAGATATGCTGAAAATTAACATTATTTGGTTGTTTGATAGCGCATGTAAGCTTGGACAAATGTTATGCCCTGTAAATTATTGAGGCAGGGTACGTCCAAAAGTGTCCCTAATAGGAAACCCTTACGAGGAACTCGCGCTTTGTCTCATTGTATTTTGGACCCTCTGAGCTGGACCATCACCTTGCCAAATTGGTATGCCTTTGCTTTGTAGAAAGTGAGTGAACATTTTACTATTAGATTCTTCAAATTGGTCTTTCTTGGTCCCTTTTCTCCTGTTCACGTGACTGGTTGAGTGTTTGATGATGTGTAGTTTGCATCAATTAGTTAATTACTAGTTCTAGAAGTAGGATTTGTTGTTTAGTTAAGAAATACTAAAAGTTTTCTTGAAGACAGCAAATCTTTTTCTAAAGATGGCTGAATTTATATAAACAGATTAGGCGGGACTGGCATGCGTCTCTGAAAAGAAGTGGATGAATTAAGAGGAGAGCACATGCCAGGCATGTTGATATCTAGTGGAAACTGCTAGATGCGGCAACATTTCAACAGCATTTGATTATGTACTACTTCTACTAAGATGAATATAAAAACTAGGGTTTTCGAGCTTCGAAGATACAGTACTAAACTGTAAAGAAATCAGTACAGAAAACTATGATATTTACAAGACATGTGCTAGGAATTTACTGAGTGACATTGACACTTGCTCACAAGGTTGAGTTTGTTATCCTGTTGTGATCAATTCTTAACACATCATCTTTAATATGTgttgtgatttctttttcaggAATCTTCACTGCAGCAATTGCTCTTTTCACTGATTTAAATGTCCTCCTCAATCTCGTATCAATCGGCACACTATTTGTCTTCTACATGGTGGCTAATGCTGTAGTTTACAGACGTTACGTAGCCATAGGGACGACTAATCCATGGCCTACATTAGCCTTCCTGTGCTCATTTTCCTTGACCTCTATCCTATTCACTCTCATTTGGCACTTCATGCCACAAGGCAAGGGAAAAGCCTTTATGCTCGGTGCTTGCGCGGTGATAGCGATTGCAATAATACAGCTCTTTCATTGCTTGGTGCCACAAGCAAGAAAGCCTGAATTTTGGGGTGTTCCATTGATGCCATGGATACCATGTGTATCTATCTTCTTGAACATATTCTTGTTGGGGTCTCTTGGTGGTCCATC includes:
- the LOC7491615 gene encoding cationic amino acid transporter 6, chloroplastic isoform X1, giving the protein MESSHGSSFSSLNSYIQALAQTPARFARRAGSVSTSYEEMSRVKARSGSDMQRTLRWYDLVGFGIGGMVGAGVFVTTGRASRVCTGPSVIISYAIAGLCALLSAFCYTEFAVDMPVAGGAFSYLRVTFGEFAAFLTGANLIMDYVMSNAAVARSFTAYLGSAIGISTSKWRVVVHVLPDGFNEIDIFAVLVVLAITLIICYSTRESSVVNMVLTALHILFIGFVILMGFWKGDWKNFTEPADPKNPSGFFPFGAPGVFNGAAMVYLSYIGYDAVSTLAEEVHNPVKDIPIGVSGSVIIVTVLYCLMSASMSMLLPYDMIDADAPFSAAFRGKSDGWKWVSNVIGIGASFGILTSLLVAMLGQARYMCVIGRSNVVPAWFARVHPKTSTPVNASAFLGIFTAAIALFTDLNVLLNLVSIGTLFVFYMVANAVVYRRYVAIGTTNPWPTLAFLCSFSLTSILFTLIWHFMPQGKGKAFMLGACAVIAIAIIQLFHCLVPQARKPEFWGVPLMPWIPCVSIFLNIFLLGSLGGPSYVRFVFFSALAVLVYVLYSVHASFDAEAEGSFGQKNGGILKESGESDQDPSFKV
- the LOC7491615 gene encoding cationic amino acid transporter 7, chloroplastic isoform X2; this translates as MESSHGSSFSSLNSYIQALAQTPARFARRAGSVSTSYEEMSRVKARSGSDMQRTLRWYDLVGFGIGGMVGAGVFVTTGRASRVCTGPSVIISYAIAGLCALLSAFCYTEFAVDMPVAGGAFSYLRVTFGEFAAFLTGANLIMDYVMSNAAVARSFTAYLGSAIGISTSKWRVVVHVLPDGFNEIDIFAVLVVLAITLIICYSTRESSVVNMVLTALHILFIGFVILMGFWKGDWKNFTEPADPKNPSGFFPFGAPGVFNGAAMVYLSYIGYDAVSTLAEEVHNPVKDIPIGVSGSVIIVTVLYCLMSASMSMLLPYDMIDADAPFSAAFRGKSDGWKWVSNVIGIGASFGILTSLLVAMLGQARYMCVIGRSNVVPAWFARVHPKTSTPVNASAFLD